A window of Chitinophaga sp. MM2321 contains these coding sequences:
- a CDS encoding TonB-dependent receptor — protein MKLVSFIILFTCLHGISDVYGQHARLSVKADEMPLIRLLKLIEQKSNCRFVYRNDLLPANSRISVNMKDELLEDVLNKILKNTGLTFKHLSDNLIAIAPGNTVMEGIHISGRVTDLTGHPLPGVTVRIAGLNKGATTDGSGEFQMEAPSNAMLICSFIGYEEQRVPINDRKEFDIILKDDARGLNEVVVVAYGVQTKGSLTGSATTVNASLYDKAPRSSFQESLQGNVPGLQSTNGSGQPGSVPSVRIRGIGSINAGSSPLYVVDGVPVVTDDLTDYNVNSLAGINSADIASISVLKDAAAASIYGSRAANGVILITTKTGSTGRTKIDASVQRGTNQLTIAKKNYPLNTSEMMELLREGWANKADGTGEAGFQQEIKARGIDTTVNTNWIDVLTRHGGFTQANLSAAGGNAKTKFYVSGGYYDSKSALRGVDYKRLTGKMNLINNATDRLSFDVNLSLGYQRANAVGDEGLLANPVRSLARVQPWLKVYNNDGSYDFSYNSTFNPVAIMNGVTRTGTIYGLLGGAGAKYRFTDFLTFETKISLDLNYARSNSFYSPEFGDGRNTNGRASVNNSLWNNWVSTNILRFNRQWGYHGLNAFAGYEAQKTTNTGNSSAATNFLPGMQQLADASTPEFVSSVNAVNALTGVLLNTSYNYKQKYYLSGSIRRDASSRFGRDKRSAFFWSLGAAWNIYKASFLQDIPGINELKIRASYGSNGNQAIDNYASLSLYNPANDYDGKPGYVLSQYPNSYLTWEQNKPFNAGLDFALLKNRISGTVEYYNRITSRLLLNVPVSSTNGITTVFRNNGEMRNSGLEISLSSRNIIEKEEKGFSWRTDLNFSTLNNRITKLDNPITSTYTYKREVGVDFYQFFLVGYAGADPQTGEALWYKDATKTTTTNVYGEAQRFNQGSALPKFYGGVTNYLSYKGFDLSFQFFYNWGNKVYDNWGAFTESDGSGGFGGTSKMSRLIYENRWRQPGDHTNIPKVVYGGTQTGLSNQTSSRFLYDGSFIRLRDLLLAYNLPKGYLARTGINDVRVYARANNLWTFVKDKQLTMDPEVPVTGDYDQRPPVFKTLLVGVDINF, from the coding sequence ATGAAATTGGTATCCTTTATTATTCTTTTTACCTGTTTACACGGGATCAGTGATGTGTATGGTCAACATGCGCGTCTCTCCGTGAAAGCAGATGAAATGCCCTTAATCCGCCTGTTGAAGTTGATTGAACAGAAAAGCAATTGTCGTTTCGTATACCGGAATGATCTGCTGCCAGCCAACAGCAGGATATCTGTTAATATGAAAGATGAATTATTAGAAGACGTATTGAACAAAATTCTGAAGAATACGGGTCTGACTTTTAAACATCTTTCTGATAACCTGATAGCTATTGCTCCGGGAAACACAGTGATGGAAGGCATACATATCAGCGGTCGCGTAACAGATCTTACCGGGCATCCATTGCCTGGTGTGACAGTGCGTATTGCTGGTTTAAACAAAGGCGCTACCACAGATGGCAGTGGGGAATTTCAAATGGAAGCACCCTCAAATGCCATGCTGATCTGCTCTTTCATTGGTTATGAAGAGCAGCGGGTACCGATAAATGATCGAAAGGAATTCGATATAATATTAAAGGATGATGCCAGGGGCCTGAATGAAGTTGTAGTGGTGGCCTATGGTGTTCAAACAAAAGGTTCTTTGACAGGTTCAGCTACTACAGTAAATGCTTCTCTTTATGATAAAGCACCACGTAGCAGCTTCCAGGAAAGTTTACAGGGAAATGTACCGGGATTGCAATCCACCAATGGCTCCGGTCAGCCGGGCTCTGTGCCCAGCGTCCGTATCCGGGGTATAGGCTCTATCAATGCGGGTAGTTCGCCGCTCTACGTAGTAGATGGTGTACCGGTAGTTACAGATGATCTCACAGATTATAATGTGAACTCACTGGCCGGTATCAACAGTGCTGACATTGCATCCATCTCTGTGTTGAAAGATGCAGCGGCGGCTTCTATTTACGGCTCCCGTGCTGCCAATGGCGTGATCCTGATCACAACGAAAACCGGCAGTACAGGAAGAACAAAGATCGACGCATCTGTACAACGTGGTACCAACCAGCTCACCATCGCAAAGAAAAATTATCCGCTTAATACCAGTGAGATGATGGAACTGCTGCGGGAGGGTTGGGCCAATAAGGCGGATGGTACCGGCGAAGCAGGATTTCAACAGGAAATCAAGGCCCGCGGTATAGATACAACCGTTAATACCAATTGGATAGATGTACTTACCCGTCATGGTGGTTTTACCCAGGCTAATTTATCCGCCGCAGGCGGAAATGCAAAAACAAAATTTTACGTGTCCGGCGGTTACTACGATTCTAAATCTGCTTTGAGAGGCGTAGACTACAAACGGCTGACGGGCAAAATGAATCTCATCAATAATGCTACCGACAGGCTCTCTTTTGATGTGAACCTGTCGCTCGGCTATCAGCGTGCAAATGCCGTAGGCGATGAGGGCCTGCTGGCCAACCCGGTTCGCTCACTCGCACGGGTACAGCCCTGGCTGAAGGTTTACAACAACGATGGTTCTTATGATTTCAGTTACAACAGTACATTCAATCCGGTAGCCATCATGAATGGTGTTACGCGTACCGGCACTATATATGGTTTGCTGGGTGGCGCCGGCGCCAAATACAGGTTCACCGATTTTCTCACTTTTGAAACGAAGATCAGCCTGGATTTAAACTATGCGCGCAGTAATTCTTTCTATTCACCGGAATTTGGTGATGGCAGAAATACCAATGGCCGTGCCTCCGTCAATAACAGCTTATGGAACAACTGGGTATCTACCAACATCCTGCGTTTCAACCGGCAATGGGGCTATCATGGATTAAATGCCTTCGCAGGTTATGAAGCGCAAAAGACAACAAATACGGGCAATTCCTCTGCAGCTACTAATTTCCTGCCAGGCATGCAGCAGCTCGCAGATGCATCAACCCCCGAATTTGTTTCTTCTGTGAATGCCGTAAATGCTTTAACAGGCGTATTACTAAATACAAGTTACAACTACAAACAAAAATATTATCTCTCCGGCTCTATCCGCCGTGATGCGTCATCACGCTTCGGAAGAGACAAGAGGAGTGCTTTTTTCTGGTCATTGGGCGCTGCATGGAATATTTATAAAGCATCTTTTTTGCAGGACATCCCAGGAATAAACGAATTAAAGATACGTGCTAGCTATGGCAGCAACGGAAACCAGGCTATTGATAATTATGCTTCTTTGTCGTTATACAATCCGGCAAACGATTATGATGGGAAACCGGGGTATGTGCTAAGTCAATACCCCAATTCCTATCTTACATGGGAACAGAATAAACCATTCAATGCAGGACTTGATTTTGCACTGCTTAAAAATCGTATATCCGGTACCGTAGAATACTACAACAGGATCACTTCCCGCCTGTTACTCAATGTACCGGTATCGTCCACAAACGGTATCACCACTGTGTTCCGTAATAACGGAGAAATGCGGAACAGCGGTCTGGAGATTTCACTTTCCTCCCGTAACATCATTGAAAAAGAAGAGAAAGGGTTCTCCTGGAGAACAGATCTTAACTTCTCTACTTTAAATAACAGGATTACGAAGTTGGATAACCCGATCACCAGTACTTATACTTATAAGCGGGAAGTAGGGGTAGATTTTTACCAGTTCTTCCTCGTTGGATATGCCGGCGCAGATCCGCAAACAGGAGAGGCGCTATGGTATAAGGATGCTACAAAAACCACCACCACCAACGTTTATGGCGAAGCACAACGTTTCAATCAGGGTAGTGCGCTACCAAAGTTTTATGGGGGTGTCACCAACTACCTGAGTTACAAAGGATTCGACCTGAGCTTCCAGTTCTTTTATAACTGGGGTAATAAAGTATATGATAACTGGGGCGCTTTCACGGAATCTGACGGCAGCGGCGGATTTGGAGGAACCTCCAAAATGTCGCGCCTGATCTATGAAAACCGCTGGCGTCAACCCGGCGACCATACCAACATTCCGAAAGTAGTGTATGGTGGTACGCAAACAGGATTGAGCAATCAGACATCATCCCGGTTTTTATATGATGGCAGTTTTATACGGCTGAGAGATTTGTTGCTGGCTTATAATCTGCCCAAAGGATACCTGGCAAGGACGGGTATCAACGATGTACGGGTGTATGCAAGAGCCAATAATCTATGGACTTTTGTAAAAGATAAACAGCTGACAATGGACCCGGAAGTACCGGTAACAGGGGATTATGATCAACGTCCACCGGTATTTAAAACGTTGCTGGTAGGTGTGGATATAAATTTTTAA
- a CDS encoding RagB/SusD family nutrient uptake outer membrane protein, with translation MLKRYTYCVLVLVLLTGMVAGCNKDFLELKPEQATETKNAIKDLPGLRAAISGVYSLMQNENYYGRTVPLLPDLRADNGFISVINNNRYRNQDQYIVTANDVYTTDTWNLLYSVVANANMVIQYGPHIFLLPAATDSVEAKQIVAEAYAIRALVFFDLSRLYAQPYNRTADASHMGIPLVTTTNIDSVQSPSRSTAKQTYDQIISDLRTAISRFEESKSTAFSSGRINIYSAAALLSRVLLYKEDWAGAEKYADTVINENKYKLLESEALTADFSKTGNSETIFEVINTPVDNRGADALSYMFSQDGYGDVLATDDLFNIYAAKDVRLGFLKRDKRAGNGGENPANIITKYKDVTMFSEGIKVIRLAELYLIRAEARAHLEKDPQAQADLNRIVSRADPGAIPVVATGPALLRAIAMERRKELAFEGHRLFDLVRTTASFTKYLASNKTIAVALPGTKIILPIPQRELDANPNIRHQQNEGYN, from the coding sequence ATGTTGAAACGTTATACATATTGCGTATTGGTATTGGTATTGCTAACCGGCATGGTGGCCGGTTGTAATAAGGATTTCCTGGAACTGAAACCGGAACAAGCGACAGAAACGAAGAATGCTATTAAAGATTTACCGGGACTGCGTGCAGCTATCAGCGGCGTGTATTCCCTGATGCAGAATGAAAATTATTATGGCCGCACCGTACCGTTATTACCGGATCTGCGCGCCGATAATGGATTTATCAGTGTAATCAACAATAATCGCTACCGCAACCAGGACCAGTATATTGTTACCGCTAATGACGTGTACACAACGGATACCTGGAACCTGTTATACAGTGTGGTAGCCAACGCCAATATGGTGATTCAGTATGGCCCGCATATCTTCCTGCTGCCCGCAGCAACAGATAGTGTGGAAGCGAAACAGATCGTTGCAGAGGCTTATGCCATCAGGGCGCTGGTGTTTTTTGATCTGTCCAGGTTGTATGCACAGCCTTACAACCGTACTGCGGATGCATCGCACATGGGCATACCACTGGTGACCACAACGAACATCGATTCTGTTCAATCACCATCACGCAGCACCGCTAAACAAACCTATGATCAGATCATCAGTGATCTGAGAACAGCCATCAGCAGGTTTGAAGAAAGTAAAAGCACTGCTTTTTCTTCCGGTCGCATAAATATTTATTCGGCTGCAGCGTTGCTGTCGAGGGTGTTATTATATAAAGAAGACTGGGCAGGCGCCGAAAAGTATGCGGATACCGTGATAAATGAAAATAAATATAAGCTGCTGGAGAGCGAGGCGCTGACAGCTGATTTTAGCAAAACAGGCAACAGCGAAACGATCTTTGAAGTCATCAATACACCGGTAGATAACCGCGGTGCAGATGCACTCAGTTATATGTTCAGCCAGGATGGTTACGGCGATGTACTGGCAACAGATGACCTATTTAATATTTATGCAGCGAAAGATGTGCGGCTGGGCTTTCTGAAGCGTGATAAAAGAGCGGGTAACGGCGGTGAGAATCCGGCGAACATCATTACTAAATATAAAGATGTGACCATGTTCAGTGAAGGTATCAAGGTAATACGACTGGCGGAACTTTACCTGATCCGTGCGGAAGCACGGGCTCACCTGGAAAAAGATCCCCAGGCACAGGCAGATCTGAACCGTATTGTAAGCAGGGCCGATCCTGGTGCAATACCTGTTGTGGCTACCGGTCCTGCGCTGCTGCGTGCCATTGCCATGGAAAGGCGCAAGGAGCTTGCTTTTGAAGGGCACCGGCTTTTTGACCTGGTACGTACCACTGCATCTTTTACGAAGTACCTGGCAAGTAATAAAACAATTGCCGTGGCATTGCCCGGTACAAAGATAATCTTACCCATCCCGCAAAGGGAGCTGGATGCCAATCCAAATATACGCCACCAGCAGAACGAAGGTTACAATTAA
- a CDS encoding PIG-L family deacetylase, which translates to MFLRIYTVLALFLLVVAGLPAMAQPSPVWNAADIKLQLNKLDTLGSVLYLAAHPDDENTRLLAYLAKEKLYRTGYLSLTRGDGGQNLVGNEQSELLGLVRTQELLAARRIDGAEQFFTRAQDFGFSKNPTETFTIWDKEKILGDVVWMIRKFQPDVIICRFPADSRAGHGHHTASAMLAAEAYTAAADPKRYPEQLKYVKAWQAKRLLWNTFNFGSTNTISNDQFKLDVGAFNYLLGRGYGEIAAESRSQHKSQGFGVSAGRGSSYEYFATIKGDTPEEGLLDGVNTGWSRIPGGNAVETLVNKVIQSYKMEDPAASVPTLLEIRKTIQALPEGYWRNLKLKETEQLIYACAGLWVEAYSASPTVVPGYNMEATVQLINRGRLKVTLQQIDLPGKNNIVPSQELSFNKFTSISNTLQVPANTPESQPYWLSESHPLGTYIIKDPLLVGNPENIPALQAQIRLKIEGQDFVLNRPLQYKYTDPVKGELYEPLAIAPPVTGDLNNQVYIFTDNKPQAIPVKLQAMADGVHGTVRLQLPTGFRVEETSLPYQLAKKGDEVELRFNISPVKAATANYVDTFTVVMNCNGKDYTQGIQQIRYDHIPVITLFPPAAARLVTVDLKHNGNKLGYIPGAGDMVAASLRQVGYDVTELGEKDIMGGHLEQYDAIITGVRAYNINPRMKYWQPHLMQYVSNGGTLLIQYNVSSPLVTSDLGPFPFSLSRDRVTDENAAVTFIDPKDPVLHYPNNITAGDFNGWVQERGLYYPVNVDKSYNKLFSMHDKGESPLDNSTIIATYGKGRYVYTGLSFFRQLPAGVPGAYRLFVNLISEKK; encoded by the coding sequence ATGTTTTTAAGAATCTATACCGTATTGGCTTTATTTCTACTGGTGGTAGCGGGCTTGCCTGCTATGGCACAGCCTTCACCCGTATGGAATGCAGCCGACATAAAACTACAGCTCAACAAGCTGGACACTTTAGGTAGCGTGCTATACCTGGCCGCTCATCCTGATGACGAAAACACCCGCTTACTGGCTTATCTGGCCAAAGAAAAATTATACAGGACGGGATATTTGTCGCTCACCCGTGGTGATGGCGGACAAAACCTGGTAGGCAATGAGCAATCTGAGTTGCTGGGGCTGGTCCGTACACAGGAGTTGCTGGCTGCACGTCGTATCGATGGGGCGGAACAGTTTTTTACCCGTGCACAGGATTTTGGCTTCTCCAAAAATCCAACAGAAACTTTTACTATCTGGGATAAAGAAAAGATCCTGGGAGATGTAGTATGGATGATCCGCAAATTTCAACCGGATGTTATCATCTGTCGTTTCCCTGCGGATAGCCGTGCAGGTCATGGGCATCATACTGCCTCTGCGATGCTTGCTGCGGAAGCCTATACCGCCGCCGCTGATCCCAAACGTTACCCGGAACAATTGAAATATGTAAAGGCCTGGCAGGCCAAACGCCTGTTATGGAATACCTTTAATTTTGGCAGTACCAACACGATATCAAACGATCAGTTTAAGTTAGATGTAGGCGCCTTCAATTACCTGCTTGGCAGGGGTTATGGAGAGATAGCCGCTGAAAGTCGCTCCCAGCATAAGAGCCAGGGGTTTGGCGTTTCCGCTGGCCGTGGAAGTTCTTATGAATATTTTGCAACCATCAAAGGCGATACCCCCGAAGAAGGATTGCTGGATGGCGTAAATACCGGCTGGTCACGCATTCCCGGTGGTAATGCGGTAGAAACACTGGTAAATAAAGTGATACAGTCCTATAAGATGGAAGACCCCGCCGCTTCCGTACCTACGCTGCTGGAGATCCGTAAAACCATCCAGGCATTGCCGGAAGGTTACTGGCGTAATCTCAAACTCAAAGAAACGGAGCAGCTCATTTATGCCTGCGCAGGCTTGTGGGTAGAAGCTTACAGTGCTTCGCCAACGGTAGTGCCGGGGTATAATATGGAAGCAACCGTGCAGCTGATCAACAGGGGACGGTTAAAAGTAACCCTGCAACAAATCGATCTTCCAGGAAAAAATAATATTGTTCCCTCACAGGAATTATCTTTTAATAAGTTTACCAGCATTTCCAATACACTCCAGGTGCCGGCTAATACACCGGAATCACAGCCCTATTGGTTATCTGAATCACATCCTTTAGGTACTTATATCATCAAAGATCCTTTGCTGGTGGGCAACCCGGAAAATATTCCGGCGTTGCAGGCACAGATCAGGCTGAAGATCGAAGGACAGGATTTTGTATTGAACCGCCCGCTGCAATATAAATACACGGATCCTGTAAAAGGAGAGCTGTATGAACCACTGGCCATTGCACCGCCGGTAACAGGCGACTTAAATAACCAGGTATACATTTTTACTGATAATAAACCACAGGCCATTCCTGTAAAACTCCAGGCCATGGCTGATGGCGTGCATGGCACGGTAAGACTGCAATTGCCCACCGGCTTCCGTGTGGAGGAAACAAGCCTGCCATATCAACTGGCGAAGAAAGGGGATGAGGTAGAACTCCGGTTCAATATCAGTCCGGTGAAAGCGGCCACTGCCAACTACGTAGATACGTTTACGGTAGTAATGAATTGTAACGGCAAAGACTACACGCAAGGAATACAGCAGATCCGCTATGATCATATTCCGGTTATCACCTTGTTTCCACCGGCAGCAGCACGGCTTGTTACGGTAGACCTGAAACACAACGGCAACAAACTGGGATATATTCCGGGTGCCGGTGATATGGTCGCCGCTTCCCTGCGACAGGTAGGTTATGATGTAACTGAGCTGGGAGAGAAGGATATTATGGGCGGACACCTGGAACAGTATGATGCGATCATCACAGGGGTGCGTGCTTACAATATCAATCCCCGCATGAAATACTGGCAGCCTCACCTGATGCAATATGTGAGTAACGGCGGAACACTGCTCATACAATACAATGTCAGCAGCCCATTGGTCACAAGCGACCTGGGGCCGTTCCCGTTCAGTCTTTCCCGTGACAGGGTCACAGATGAAAATGCGGCCGTCACCTTCATTGATCCGAAAGATCCGGTGCTGCATTATCCCAATAATATTACCGCCGGTGATTTTAATGGCTGGGTGCAGGAACGTGGGTTATATTACCCGGTGAACGTCGATAAGTCTTACAATAAACTATTCAGCATGCATGATAAAGGAGAATCCCCACTGGATAACTCTACGATCATTGCAACATATGGCAAAGGCAGATACGTATACACCGGCTTGTCATTTTTCCGGCAGCTGCCTGCAGGGGTGCCTGGCGCGTATCGTTTATTTGTAAACCTGATTTCTGAAAAAAAATAG